One region of Dokdonia sp. 4H-3-7-5 genomic DNA includes:
- the serC gene encoding 3-phosphoserine/phosphohydroxythreonine transaminase: MKKHNFSAGPCILPQDVFKEASQAILDFNDSGLSILEISHRSKDFVDVMDEARNLALELLGLEGKGYKALFLQGGASMQFLMVAYNLLETKAGYINTGTWSDKAIKEAKLFGEVAEVASSKEANFNYIPKGFILPENLDYLHLTSNNTIFGTQIKHFPEVDCPLICDMSSDIFSREIDFNQFDLIYAGAQKNMGPAGTTLIVVREDILGKVTRKIPSMLDYQTHISKGSMFNTPPVYAVYISMLTMRWLKEQGGVKAIEEINNKKATLLYSEIELNPLFKGFAAKEDRSTMNATFSLTDGDLKDAFDAMWKEAGINGLNGHRSVGGYRASMYNALSMDSVGVLVDVMSELERKA; this comes from the coding sequence ATGAAGAAGCACAACTTTAGCGCAGGACCTTGTATTTTACCTCAGGATGTTTTTAAAGAAGCATCACAGGCTATATTAGACTTTAATGATTCTGGACTTTCTATTCTAGAGATTTCCCATAGAAGTAAAGACTTTGTAGATGTAATGGACGAGGCTAGAAATCTAGCGTTAGAATTACTAGGCTTAGAAGGTAAAGGCTATAAAGCACTTTTTTTACAAGGTGGAGCGAGTATGCAATTTTTAATGGTCGCTTATAATCTACTAGAAACTAAGGCTGGTTATATAAATACTGGAACTTGGAGTGATAAGGCTATCAAAGAGGCAAAACTTTTTGGAGAAGTTGCTGAGGTTGCATCTAGTAAAGAGGCAAATTTCAATTACATCCCTAAAGGATTTATACTTCCAGAAAACTTAGACTATCTACACCTCACAAGTAACAACACTATTTTTGGGACACAAATTAAGCACTTCCCAGAGGTAGATTGTCCTCTTATATGTGATATGAGTAGTGATATCTTTTCTAGAGAGATTGATTTTAATCAATTTGACCTAATCTATGCAGGTGCTCAGAAAAATATGGGACCAGCAGGAACTACACTTATTGTAGTAAGAGAAGATATTCTTGGTAAAGTGACTCGTAAGATTCCATCTATGCTGGATTATCAAACGCACATAAGTAAAGGAAGTATGTTTAATACGCCTCCTGTATATGCAGTATATATCTCAATGCTTACTATGCGCTGGTTAAAAGAACAAGGTGGCGTAAAAGCGATTGAAGAAATCAATAATAAAAAAGCGACATTACTTTATAGTGAGATAGAACTTAATCCACTATTTAAAGGATTTGCTGCCAAAGAAGATCGTTCTACCATGAACGCTACATTCTCACTTACAGATGGTGATCTTAAAGATGCCTTCGATGCCATGTGGAAAGAAGCAGGCATTAATGGTTTAAATGGTCACAGAAGTGTAGGCGGCTACAGAGCTTCTATGTATAATGCTTTATCTATGGATAGTGTAGGTGTACTAGTAGACGTAATGAGCGAACTAGAAAGAAAAGCTTAG
- a CDS encoding acyl-CoA reductase, with amino-acid sequence MTLQLRINAFIELGKFLSQFTRDSIAQKEGVLHNDLFFDGMQHQFKLASENNGWFTKENILFALEGWAQSLTQEKLTEWLDGYDTAFAKAQSQQTVAVIMAGNIPLVGFHDFMCVLIAGHKFVGKQSSNDKHLLPFLAKYLEYAEPAFKETISFTEDKLPAYDAVIATGSDNTARYFEYYFGKKPNIIRKNRNSVAVLTGNETEDELVALGEDIFRYYGLGCRNVSKLYVPQDYNFNAFFKAIYHWSDIMNGAKYANNYDYNKAVYLMSLFELLENGFLMLKEDGSYGSPIATLFYEKYESLESLVEKLEIDKDRIQCIVGNTTLEDKVKELTPIGKTQKPELYDYADGVDTITFLTTL; translated from the coding sequence ATGACACTTCAACTACGAATTAACGCTTTTATTGAGCTAGGAAAATTTTTAAGTCAGTTTACACGTGACTCAATTGCCCAAAAAGAAGGAGTATTACACAATGATCTCTTCTTTGACGGAATGCAGCATCAGTTTAAACTAGCTAGTGAAAACAACGGCTGGTTCACTAAAGAAAATATACTCTTCGCTTTAGAAGGCTGGGCACAGTCACTTACTCAAGAAAAACTTACTGAGTGGCTTGATGGGTATGATACCGCTTTCGCGAAAGCGCAATCACAACAAACCGTTGCCGTAATCATGGCAGGTAATATTCCATTAGTAGGCTTTCATGACTTTATGTGCGTATTAATTGCTGGGCATAAATTTGTAGGAAAACAATCGTCTAATGATAAGCACCTCCTACCCTTTCTTGCAAAATATCTAGAATATGCAGAACCTGCTTTTAAGGAAACCATAAGCTTCACTGAAGATAAATTACCAGCTTACGATGCAGTGATTGCAACGGGAAGCGATAACACGGCTAGGTATTTTGAATATTACTTTGGTAAAAAGCCTAACATTATCCGTAAAAACAGAAATTCTGTTGCCGTACTTACTGGTAATGAAACAGAAGATGAGCTTGTTGCACTAGGTGAAGATATATTTAGGTATTACGGTTTAGGATGCCGTAATGTATCAAAATTATATGTACCACAAGATTACAATTTTAATGCCTTTTTTAAAGCTATTTATCACTGGAGCGATATTATGAATGGTGCAAAATATGCCAATAATTATGATTACAACAAGGCGGTATATCTAATGAGCCTTTTTGAGCTCTTAGAGAATGGTTTCTTAATGCTTAAGGAAGATGGAAGCTACGGCTCACCTATTGCGACTCTATTTTATGAGAAATATGAGTCTCTAGAAAGCCTAGTTGAAAAGCTTGAAATAGATAAAGATCGTATTCAATGCATCGTTGGTAATACTACACTAGAGGATAAAGTTAAAGAACTCACTCCTATTGGAAAAACTCAGAAACCTGAGCTTTATGATTATGCAGATGGGGTTGATACTATTACATTTTTGACAACATTATAG
- a CDS encoding 4Fe-4S dicluster domain-containing protein: protein MAIIITDECINCGACEPECPNTAIYEGADDWRYADGTDLEGNVVLPNGKEVDANEAQQPVSDEIYYIIPDKCTECKGFHDEPQCAAVCPVDCCVPDDEHVETEEVLLAKQSFMHKDA from the coding sequence ATGGCAATTATCATAACAGACGAATGTATAAACTGTGGAGCTTGCGAGCCTGAGTGTCCTAACACTGCCATTTACGAAGGCGCAGATGACTGGCGCTATGCAGATGGAACAGACCTAGAAGGAAATGTTGTCTTACCTAACGGAAAAGAAGTAGATGCAAATGAAGCACAACAACCTGTGAGTGATGAGATTTACTATATCATTCCAGATAAGTGTACCGAATGTAAAGGTTTTCATGACGAGCCACAATGTGCTGCAGTATGTCCAGTAGATTGCTGTGTACCGGATGATGAGCATGTAGAAACAGAGGAGGTATTGCTAGCAAAACAATCATTTATGCATAAAGATGCATAA
- a CDS encoding SulP family inorganic anion transporter has protein sequence MSPKENSINNFFKTLPRNIFSGFVVSLIALPLGLGLAMASEAPPISGIITAVVGGILVSILGGSNVTITGPGNGLVGVVLIAITALGLESTYAAIICSGGLLMLLGFLRMGKLADFFPSSAIQGMLAAIGLIILGKQFHIMLGNKITRDGSIDYLLEIPNSIIGVFSYTDTGLIFAAIFGVGSLAIMIFYGKIRNKYLQLVPAPMWIVLLSIGFSYYYELVLGLPNPIAQEYMISGIPALGDIVEDLPIPNFGSVGTFTFWTSVLSLTLIASIESLLSIKAVDKLDPLKRRSNINRDLKALGLATVGSGFLGGLNVVTVIARSSVNVNNGGTNRSANFSHATFLVIFIALFSTQLTRIPLPALMAILVYTGYKLASPVVVRKMFTIGKEQVLIFFVTLLTTLFVDLISGILAGIVITFIIHILLNKSTGLFLRNMFKPNVLMFQETGDKGGSNYYVSVKHFCTFLNFYKLKQKLEAIPESQDVVVDFSKCSFVDHTVMENLHDFQEVFSKKGGHFEVVGLDMHDTDSAHPFALRKMITVPKMFTKSKTKRQVSLEELAQSYNLEYHPEKNEDVHELTDFLYFQTKHINHSYNEFKDDDNVLHLFDIIYSEGEFIAQGTVRSTMITIDLPTPIPSFTIDKEGFLEKFYAITGWNDINIDGHTDFSNRFFLLGENEYAIKSFFSNELIHFLESNPYYHIESKGDQLLIFNKERPATIKEIKALLDYARRLQQVIHNITGELLAVI, from the coding sequence ATGAGTCCAAAAGAGAATTCCATAAATAATTTTTTTAAAACGCTTCCGCGAAATATTTTTTCAGGATTCGTGGTAAGTCTTATTGCACTACCATTAGGTCTAGGACTTGCAATGGCTAGTGAGGCTCCGCCTATCTCAGGAATTATTACTGCTGTTGTAGGAGGAATACTAGTCTCCATACTTGGTGGTAGTAATGTGACCATTACAGGACCCGGAAATGGTCTTGTGGGAGTAGTACTCATAGCAATTACAGCTTTAGGCTTAGAAAGCACCTATGCTGCTATTATTTGTTCTGGCGGACTACTTATGTTGTTAGGTTTTCTGCGTATGGGAAAACTAGCAGATTTCTTTCCCTCTTCTGCCATACAAGGGATGTTAGCCGCCATCGGTCTTATTATCCTAGGAAAGCAGTTCCACATCATGCTCGGGAATAAAATTACACGCGACGGGAGCATTGACTATCTACTTGAAATCCCAAATTCAATTATTGGCGTTTTCAGTTATACAGATACAGGACTCATCTTTGCCGCTATTTTTGGCGTAGGCAGTCTTGCAATCATGATTTTTTATGGAAAAATCAGAAACAAATATTTACAACTCGTCCCTGCACCTATGTGGATCGTGTTACTCTCTATAGGTTTTAGTTATTATTATGAGCTTGTACTTGGTTTACCTAATCCTATTGCTCAAGAATATATGATAAGTGGTATCCCAGCACTAGGAGATATCGTAGAGGATTTACCTATACCTAATTTTGGGTCTGTTGGGACATTTACCTTCTGGACAAGTGTCTTGTCACTTACCCTCATCGCAAGTATAGAATCGTTGCTTAGTATAAAAGCAGTAGACAAGCTAGATCCCCTCAAACGTAGATCAAATATTAATCGTGACCTCAAGGCCTTAGGTCTTGCGACTGTAGGCTCTGGGTTTCTAGGTGGACTTAATGTGGTTACTGTAATTGCTAGAAGTTCTGTAAATGTAAATAATGGAGGTACTAATAGAAGTGCCAACTTTAGCCACGCTACATTCTTAGTTATTTTTATTGCATTATTTAGCACACAACTTACACGTATTCCATTGCCGGCTTTAATGGCTATTCTTGTATATACAGGATATAAGCTTGCTTCACCTGTAGTTGTGAGAAAGATGTTTACCATAGGAAAAGAACAAGTACTTATTTTCTTTGTTACATTACTAACTACCTTGTTTGTAGATCTTATATCTGGTATTCTAGCAGGTATTGTCATCACATTTATCATTCATATTCTTTTAAATAAAAGCACAGGGCTATTTCTTAGAAACATGTTTAAGCCTAACGTGTTGATGTTCCAAGAAACTGGAGACAAAGGAGGAAGTAACTATTATGTGAGTGTAAAACACTTTTGTACTTTTTTAAACTTTTACAAACTCAAACAAAAGCTCGAAGCTATTCCTGAGAGCCAGGATGTGGTAGTAGATTTTTCAAAATGTAGCTTTGTAGATCACACAGTCATGGAGAATCTTCACGACTTTCAAGAAGTATTCAGTAAAAAAGGTGGGCACTTTGAGGTTGTAGGTTTAGACATGCATGATACAGACTCTGCTCATCCTTTTGCACTTCGCAAGATGATAACAGTGCCTAAGATGTTTACAAAGAGTAAAACCAAACGCCAAGTATCACTTGAAGAACTTGCTCAAAGCTATAATCTAGAATATCATCCAGAAAAAAATGAAGATGTTCATGAGCTTACAGATTTCCTTTATTTCCAGACAAAACATATAAATCACTCATATAACGAGTTTAAGGATGATGATAATGTGCTGCATCTTTTTGATATTATCTATTCCGAAGGAGAATTTATAGCACAGGGAACCGTACGCTCAACTATGATCACCATAGACTTGCCTACTCCTATTCCATCGTTTACAATAGATAAAGAAGGATTTTTAGAAAAGTTTTATGCAATAACTGGGTGGAATGACATCAACATTGATGGCCATACAGATTTTTCTAATCGATTCTTTTTATTAGGAGAAAACGAGTATGCCATTAAGAGTTTCTTTTCTAATGAGCTTATTCATTTCTTAGAGAGCAATCCTTATTACCACATAGAATCAAAAGGAGATCAGCTACTTATTTTTAACAAAGAGCGACCTGCCACGATTAAAGAAATTAAAGCGTTGCTGGACTATGCTAGAAGATTACAGCAAGTTATCCATAATATTACTGGAGAACTTCTAGCGGTTATTTAA
- a CDS encoding universal stress protein gives MSPNPFKIIGVGATFSPNLKANLYEAARLCIHFNATLVVIHVGDHTDVKHQSFEKLLTSFHQEGLKSEIVFKPGDPVKVMIEAASTLKIDLLIVGALQRENFVNYYLGSIARKITRGASCSVLLLINPSVTRIPCKHVVVNGLEDPKTEQTITTAFYVAHGLSADKMTIVEEITENEIHVNVDDDTSLRRANIAKEKLRRREESRVQQIINKVPKEIQQRVDARSQAIFGKRGYSIGHYAEVVRADLLIMNAPSKTSFLDRLFPHDIEHILTELPTDVLIVR, from the coding sequence GTGAGTCCCAATCCCTTTAAAATTATAGGCGTAGGCGCCACCTTCTCTCCTAACCTCAAAGCAAACTTGTACGAGGCTGCTAGACTATGTATTCATTTTAATGCAACGTTAGTAGTGATTCACGTAGGTGATCATACAGATGTGAAACATCAATCTTTTGAGAAGTTACTCACTAGTTTTCATCAAGAAGGTCTTAAATCTGAAATAGTATTTAAGCCTGGAGACCCTGTTAAAGTGATGATAGAAGCTGCCAGTACTTTAAAGATTGATTTACTCATTGTTGGTGCCCTTCAAAGAGAAAATTTTGTCAATTACTACTTAGGGTCTATTGCCAGAAAAATAACGCGAGGTGCCTCTTGCTCTGTGCTCTTACTTATCAATCCCTCTGTTACACGTATTCCGTGTAAACATGTAGTTGTAAATGGGCTTGAAGATCCAAAAACAGAACAAACCATTACCACTGCCTTTTACGTTGCTCACGGTCTGAGTGCAGATAAAATGACCATCGTAGAAGAAATTACTGAGAACGAAATTCACGTAAATGTAGATGATGATACCTCACTACGCCGAGCAAATATTGCTAAAGAAAAACTGCGTAGACGAGAGGAAAGCAGAGTACAGCAAATTATAAATAAAGTGCCTAAAGAAATACAGCAACGTGTAGATGCAAGGTCTCAAGCCATTTTTGGAAAACGAGGATACTCCATCGGTCACTATGCAGAGGTCGTAAGAGCAGATTTATTAATCATGAACGCCCCATCAAAAACATCATTTTTGGATCGTTTATTTCCACATGATATTGAGCATATTCTCACAGAACTCCCTACAGATGTTTTAATTGTACGATGA
- the arsC gene encoding arsenate reductase (glutaredoxin) (This arsenate reductase requires both glutathione and glutaredoxin to convert arsenate to arsenite, after which the efflux transporter formed by ArsA and ArsB can extrude the arsenite from the cell, providing resistance.), with amino-acid sequence MIKIYHNPRCSKSRQGLALLEESGKEFEVIKYLDNPLSESALTSLIDMLDIAPMELVRKGEAIWKENYKGKELSDTDVVAAMSQHPKLIERPIVVLGKKAVIGRPLENIEKLLSL; translated from the coding sequence ATGATTAAAATATATCACAATCCTCGCTGTTCAAAGAGTAGGCAAGGTCTAGCTTTGCTAGAAGAGTCCGGAAAAGAATTTGAGGTAATAAAATATCTTGATAATCCTCTTTCTGAATCAGCGCTTACGTCTCTTATTGATATGCTTGATATAGCTCCTATGGAACTCGTAAGAAAAGGCGAAGCTATCTGGAAGGAAAACTATAAAGGAAAAGAACTTAGCGATACGGATGTTGTAGCCGCTATGTCTCAACATCCTAAATTAATAGAGCGTCCCATTGTAGTTCTCGGAAAAAAGGCCGTTATTGGACGACCTCTAGAAAATATAGAAAAACTATTGAGCTTATAA
- a CDS encoding HAD family hydrolase, translating into MKEQNINTIIFDLGGVLIDWSPEYVYLKEFRGDRAKMDWFLNHVCAWDWNVNQDAGYSLEKATQERIAMFPEYERLIKMYYGRWEEMLGFTHEGTLNILKQLIDNPDYRVLALTNWSGETFPIALKKFPWLQWFEGILVSGDEGTRKPYKDIYDLMLDRYKIEPSQALFIDDSLKNIQGCEVAGITGIHFADAQTLAVQLRSKGVHVTLQKNNYYI; encoded by the coding sequence GTGAAAGAACAAAATATAAATACTATAATATTTGATCTAGGCGGTGTACTCATAGACTGGAGTCCAGAATACGTTTATCTCAAAGAATTTAGAGGAGATCGAGCAAAGATGGATTGGTTTCTCAATCACGTTTGCGCATGGGACTGGAATGTTAACCAAGACGCTGGTTATTCTCTAGAAAAAGCTACACAAGAACGCATAGCAATGTTTCCAGAATATGAAAGGCTCATAAAAATGTATTATGGCCGATGGGAGGAAATGCTAGGTTTTACTCATGAGGGAACTCTCAACATCCTAAAACAGCTTATAGATAATCCCGACTATAGAGTGCTTGCACTTACTAACTGGAGTGGTGAGACATTCCCTATTGCGCTTAAAAAGTTTCCTTGGTTGCAATGGTTTGAGGGAATTCTAGTGTCTGGTGATGAGGGAACTCGCAAACCCTATAAAGATATCTATGATCTTATGCTGGATCGTTATAAGATTGAACCGTCTCAAGCTTTATTTATAGATGATAGTCTAAAAAATATCCAAGGTTGTGAAGTGGCTGGAATAACAGGTATTCATTTTGCAGATGCACAAACACTTGCGGTCCAACTTAGATCAAAAGGAGTGCACGTAACACTACAAAAAAATAACTATTACATATGA
- a CDS encoding DJ-1/PfpI family protein, producing MRIIIIILSALVVQACNTNKDNQNSLQEKTSNENNAFAKAQPVLDTSRYNVAFLIMDGTFNTELTAPFDIFQHTIYRDSIKAMNVFTVANTLDPIRTFEGMYLLPDFDYTQEKMPKIDILVIPSAEHHLDTDLDDEAMISFVQKVDKEALFMTSHCDGAFVLAQAGLLDDKVSTTFPSDIDKMRAKFPALDIRKETLFVHDGKYITSAGGAKSFEAALYLTEHLYGAEIARSLAGGLVIDWNLDTVPHTIID from the coding sequence ATGAGAATTATCATTATCATTTTAAGTGCCCTTGTGGTACAAGCATGCAATACTAATAAGGACAATCAAAACTCATTACAAGAAAAAACTTCAAATGAAAATAACGCTTTCGCGAAAGCGCAACCTGTATTAGATACATCTAGGTATAACGTAGCTTTCTTAATTATGGATGGCACTTTTAATACGGAACTCACTGCGCCTTTTGATATTTTTCAGCACACAATCTATAGAGATAGCATTAAAGCGATGAATGTGTTTACAGTTGCAAATACACTGGATCCTATTAGAACATTTGAAGGTATGTACCTCCTACCCGATTTTGATTATACACAAGAGAAAATGCCTAAGATTGACATTCTAGTAATCCCTAGCGCAGAGCATCACCTAGATACAGATCTAGATGATGAGGCGATGATTTCTTTTGTTCAGAAAGTAGATAAAGAAGCTCTTTTTATGACTTCTCATTGTGATGGTGCTTTTGTGCTTGCACAGGCAGGACTTCTCGATGATAAAGTTTCTACTACTTTCCCGAGTGATATAGATAAAATGAGAGCTAAGTTTCCAGCCCTTGATATTAGAAAAGAAACCCTATTTGTTCACGACGGGAAATACATCACCTCTGCTGGTGGTGCCAAAAGTTTTGAGGCTGCACTCTACCTTACAGAACACTTATATGGTGCAGAAATAGCACGTTCACTAGCAGGAGGATTAGTGATAGACTGGAATCTAGATACCGTCCCACACACGATTATTGACTAA
- a CDS encoding MDR family MFS transporter has translation MKTLLRNYTNTFKGLSREIWWLSLITLINRAGAMVIPFLSIYLNKDLHFSLPDVAWIMTSYGLGSFAGAWLGGKLCDVIGYYKVILVSLIFTGINFLWVMHVETFWVMCFSFFILMALADMGRPAFFVALSAYSKPENKTRSLTLIRLAINLGFSVGPAVGGILIATAGYDALFYVDGLTCLFAAILMTQVLNPKKTKELDKEVMIENPKKPLLDTPYVLFLVALALFGIVFVQYFSTVPLYYKDEYKLGEDAIGLILALNGILIVVFEMPLIAWMEKKNLSNVQSTILGLLMTGASFVLLLWETWVGIIVIGMIIATFGEMISFPFSNKFALDRSKLGRQGAYMGVYSMSFSVAHIFGHNSGMQITEAFGFQTTWIFLIGLTLIAWLLLYIVKRMLANETPPEPVSLTSK, from the coding sequence ATGAAAACACTACTACGCAACTATACAAATACCTTTAAGGGGCTATCTAGAGAAATCTGGTGGCTATCGCTCATCACATTGATAAACAGAGCGGGTGCGATGGTGATTCCTTTTCTTTCTATTTATTTAAATAAAGATCTTCATTTTAGCCTGCCTGATGTTGCATGGATCATGACATCTTATGGTCTTGGGTCTTTTGCAGGAGCATGGCTAGGCGGTAAATTATGTGATGTTATAGGTTATTATAAAGTCATCCTTGTCAGTTTAATTTTTACTGGAATAAACTTTTTATGGGTGATGCATGTAGAGACTTTCTGGGTAATGTGCTTCTCATTTTTTATCCTCATGGCACTAGCAGATATGGGGCGTCCTGCATTTTTTGTAGCGCTTAGTGCCTACTCAAAACCAGAAAATAAAACACGCTCGCTTACCCTCATACGACTTGCTATTAATCTAGGTTTTTCTGTAGGGCCCGCTGTGGGAGGAATTCTTATTGCCACAGCAGGCTATGATGCACTATTCTATGTAGACGGCTTGACGTGTCTCTTTGCTGCAATCTTGATGACTCAAGTATTAAATCCTAAAAAAACAAAGGAACTTGATAAAGAAGTCATGATTGAAAACCCTAAAAAACCTTTACTTGACACGCCTTATGTACTGTTTCTCGTTGCGCTTGCGCTATTTGGGATTGTCTTTGTGCAATACTTTTCGACAGTGCCATTATATTATAAAGATGAATATAAGCTTGGTGAGGATGCCATAGGACTCATTCTTGCTCTTAACGGTATTTTGATTGTAGTTTTTGAAATGCCACTCATCGCCTGGATGGAAAAGAAAAACCTCTCTAACGTACAAAGCACCATCTTGGGATTACTCATGACAGGTGCTAGTTTTGTGTTACTACTATGGGAAACATGGGTAGGCATTATAGTCATTGGGATGATTATCGCAACCTTTGGGGAGATGATTTCGTTTCCCTTTAGTAATAAATTTGCTTTAGATCGCTCTAAGTTAGGAAGACAAGGCGCATACATGGGCGTTTACAGCATGTCGTTTTCGGTAGCGCATATTTTTGGGCACAATAGTGGTATGCAAATCACAGAAGCATTTGGTTTTCAAACAACGTGGATATTTTTGATAGGACTCACCCTTATCGCTTGGCTATTGTTATATATTGTTAAGCGCATGCTTGCAAATGAAACACCGCCAGAACCTGTATCTTTAACTTCAAAATAA